In the Malaya genurostris strain Urasoe2022 chromosome 1, Malgen_1.1, whole genome shotgun sequence genome, one interval contains:
- the LOC131440543 gene encoding uncharacterized protein LOC131440543, which produces MGTKSETVSQSSQRNALVQQIWIDEVRGLRKELINFSFISLKKPTELSRCLVTISEVSILDTNDSKILRQHDSSEQWIDIGKAVTPVDCYIEQFLNQMLSNEKSRCTITSKSNTISFTIQLHRIEDRNYYFEQSAEQMLIVARQYKRNGVEMFPKYHPFAHRYFSMAARCLLSCIPLETPNPSHEDFEIIREMQSLLETLYLNISACLIKQSRYEEVLDVLEYIDHQESPSEKAVYRKALAYFHLRQFQQSVSTLCRIDYTCNKDCLALYRRVKNTNHEENIKYNNMIKKMFA; this is translated from the coding sequence ATGGGCACTAAGTCGGAAACGGTGTCTCAATCATCTCAGCGAAACGCATTAGTACAACAGATTTGGATTGATGAAGTCAGAGGATTGCGAAAAGAGTTGATAAATTTTTCCTTTATCTCTTTGAAAAAACCAACCGAATTATCGCGCTGTCTGGTAACAATAAGTGAAGTAAGTATTCTAGATACAAATGATTCCAAAATTTTACGACAACACGATAGTAGTGAACAGTGGATTGATATAGGAAAAGCCGTTACTCCAGTCGATTGTTATATCGAACAATTCTTAAATCAAATGCTTTCTAACGAAAAGAGCAGATGCACCATCACAAGCAAATCAAATACTATCAGTTTTACAATTCAGTTGCATAGAATAGAAGATAGAAATTATTACTTTGAGCAAAGTGCAGAACAGATGTTAATTGTTGCCCGTCAGTACAAAAGAAATGGTGTTGAAATGTTTCCTAAATATCACCCTTTTGCGCATCGATACTTCAGTATGGCAGCTAGATGTTTACTTTCCTGTATACCATTAGAGACTCCTAATCCATCTCACGAAGACTTTGAAATAATAAGAGAAATGCAGTCTCTTCTGGAAACGTTATATCTTAACATTTCGGCTTGTCTCATCAAACAAAGTCGCTATGAAGAAGTTCTTGATGTATTGGAATACATTGACCATCAGGAAAGCCCTTCGGAGAAAGCCGTTTATCGTAAAGCGTTAGCGTATTTTCACCTCAGACAGTTTCAACAGTCTGTATCCACATTATGCCGAATCGACTATACTTGTAATAAAGATTGCTTGGCTTTATATCGAAGAGTTAAAAATACCAACCAcgaagaaaatatcaaatacaACAACATGATCAAAAAGATGTTCGCGTGA
- the LOC131440546 gene encoding uncharacterized protein LOC131440546 — protein MDEELRYKKICLLCHSKFVDTMLNTLIKGQVTKIQSKTEKKQRATGYFIQCGKARRMNVSGNKLVPVNVQKNTKITKPDDTQIVLKDLKHIPIKEILQKYSRYETEMKNIFNKYKKFSERQCAKLQNEKFVLWSDVVMIMTDDQMYEMARFLEQKLCSQEELGMYTEFIDAVLLGEWALRIFMDQFKFHHKDDALQHIKLQEQEFSK, from the exons atgGATGAAGAATTGCGTTATAAGAAAATTTGTTTGCTCTGTCATAGCAAATTTGTGGACACCATGCTTAATACACTGATAAAAGGACAAGTTACGAAAATTCAGtccaaaaccgaaaaaaaacaacgcgcaACAGGATATTTCATTCAATGTGGAAAGGCCAGAAGAATGAACGTATCGGGAAATAAACTAGTTCCCGTTAACGTGCAGAAAAATACTAAAATTACAAAACCTGACGATACGCAAATTGTTTTAAA AGATTTGAAGCATATACCAATAAAAGAAATTTTGCAAAAGTATTCTAGATACGAAACAGAAATGAAGAACATTTTCAACAAGTATAAAAAATTTAGCGAAAGGCAATGTGCCAAATTACAAAACGAGAAATTTGTGCTCTGGTCAGATGTGGTCATGATTATGACTGACGACCAAATGTATGAAATGGCACGCTTCTtagagcaaaaattatgttcccaagaagagcttggaatG TATACAGAATTTATAGATGCTGTTCTATTAGGGGAGTGGGCCCTTCGTATTTTCATGGACCAGTTCAAATTCCATCATAAGGACGATGCTTTACAACATATCAAACTGCAGGAACAGGAATTCAGTAAATAA